From Amaranthus tricolor cultivar Red isolate AtriRed21 chromosome 4, ASM2621246v1, whole genome shotgun sequence:
ACAGGTCTGAATATAGGATCTTTACCCCTTTATGCTGTTGCAGATGTATATCCAATGTCTAATTATTAAGCATGGCATAGAATTGCTCGATGCTTTGAACTAATAGATAAGGTAAATGTGCGCTGTTGAACTCTCAATGCCTAGGAAAATTTGGAATCCTCATTTCTTTTGTCTGTACTctgtaaaatctcatcagagctttttctttttaattggtCGTTAATTTTGGAATAAAAGGCTGTATacatgataaaatttatatcttCCTTATATAATCAATTTGGCTTTTTTTTGGCCAGGTCCAAGAGCATAATCATCCACACATTCTTCTGCTACAAATTGGAAACACTTTCTGTAAGCTTCCTGGTGGTCGTTTGAAGCCGGGTGAAAATGGTAGGCAGTATAGCACTATTTTCTTGGGTTCGGGTCTTTCACAACCGTTGCACTCAATCTCTTATTGGTGTTCTGATGTTTTCTTATATTCTGATAGAAATTGAAGGACTGAAGAGAAAACTTTCCAGTAAACTCGGTGCTAACTCGAGTGCTCATCAACCTAATTGGCAGGTTTGGTCCTTAGTTGCCCTTTGAGTATATTTCTTTCTATCTGTCTTGAGCATGCCGTACCCTTTGCTTATTACTGTTACTCTGATTCCTAAAGTGTTGAATTGAAGCATAATATTAGGTGTTAATTGATGTAATTTTACAGATTGGCGAGTGCGTTGCTAACTGGTGGAGGCCAAATTTTGAAACCGTAATGTATCCGTACTGCCCCCCTCACATCACTAAACCCAAGGTAAAGGATATATTGGAAGATAATTTCCCTTTCATTGAGATATTTTGAGCTACGCTTACTTCGGAAGGATCTGTGACAGGAATGCAAAAAACTTTTCATGGTTCACTTGCCAGAGCGAGAATACTTTGCTGTACCAAAGAATCTGAAACTGTTGGCTGTGCCGCTCTTTGAGCTTTATGACAATGTCCAGGTAAGTTAAGACTAATCTATTGACAATCGTCTGCTTTTTGGGCTGTCAATTTGTTGTCATCTAAGTTAGGGCTTTGAACACGCTCGAATAAATGTCTTTAGTTTTGAAAACCATTCTGCATACAGAAAACGGACAGTTGCTTTGgaaaatcttaaaataaaaatgcgaTCTATAATTTAGGCCTTTAATCATTTTCTGGCAAGAAAAAATGAATTGAGTTGTTTGGTTTTGCAGAGATACGGACCCGTAATCTCCACAATACCTCAGCAACTGTCAAGATTCCAATTCAACATGATCTCTCCTTGATGTTCGTTCGGACAGGGGAATGCATTATGCCATGGGAGTTTCTTATTCTGGGATAGCAGTAGAATTTTTTGCTATGGAAGCGCATATGTCTGCAGTTTCCGTAGCATTAATATCTGAAATCATCTAATTATACTGTACTTGCAGTCAGATTGAGAGTTTCATTGTTTTCGTAGGATCTGATGTTGATGTGTATTCTCGGATTTATGGACCTTTTTCTGTAGAATGATTGTTTTAGGCTTAGATTTCTTTtgtattgttttgttttcatttgacTTAGTTTAAACGTAATAGTAATGGCACATTTTATTTTGGCTTTGTTTCCATCTTTTCGGTGTGTAGTTAGAGATAGCAGACCAGTACAAGCTGAAACACTAAAGGCCTTCGAGTTTCTTTGTGGTGTAGAGCCTGCATTGTAGCACGACAGCAGTTGATCGATAATTGACACATCATTTATGGTTTACATCGATTCTCTTGGCCAGTTTACAGTTGCTTAACATCTACCCTTTCTTAGTTGTTAGTATTAGGACAGGGCCGTCTTGATCTGTGAATGCTCAGATGCAGGGTGGCTTTGGTTCAAGGTTAACTCTTGAGCGCACAATTTAGATCATTGTTATTAGCTAGCTTTTTTTTAGAAGTGAAAGGTGAGGCTGTTATTGAGTTCAAAATCAGTCCACCAGTCGATCACACACCATCACGAATACTACCGGTGCTCATTTAGCTAAACGATGAGCAACCTCATTACATTCTCCAAAGTAATGTTATCAAAGTCAACAAGAACATCAAGTGTTATCAATGATCACTTGAATATGGAAATTTCTTGAGCACTATAGTTGTAAAGTACATGTACAGTAGTTATCAAAATTTCGATTTTAatctacgatcctacgattcaAAAATGGGCGACCGAACGGGATCGTAGGTAGGATCTTAAAATGGTAGAATCGTACGAGTTGGATAATAGGTAGGATCGCACGATTTTACcacattaagatcctacctacgATCCGAATCAATCGTCGATTTTTGGATCGttagatcgtagaatcgtagatcagaATCGACATTCTGTTAACTATGGTTATAAGTGATCGCTCTAAGACTAAAAAAATGATCACGTTAAAATTGTGAGTGATCAATTTATTGTTAtatgtaatcactttaagaaaGTAAATGTATATTAAATCATGTTATAAATATAACTGgaaaataacaagaacaatgtTATTGAAATTTAGCTGAGTCACATATTATATAGCTCTCTGCAGAAAACAGACTTAAAACTGTGAAAAACAAAGAAACGCACAAAGGATAAAAGAAAGGAGTATTATAATTTCTGTATTATCCAATATACAAACATGGAGATGTATGACTCTATTTATAAAGTTGAACAATAGATAACAACTGTCCTAAAATACTATAGCtgtcaacaaaataaaaataagggatattatcaatggtacccctgtgttattgcactttatctttggtaTCTCTGTGTTTTTCGTAttttcaatggtacccccaaACTATTTTGCTAATTACAAACGTCacactttttatgttttttccaTTAAGTGGccgttaatttttataaaaaaaccaaccatggttagtttcttctacttcccttttccctctcctcttcATTCTCTCCTTCCATGTCTGCTTCTTCAAGGTTTACTACTTCCACAATCCATGCTCAATTACCACTATTGAAATAATCCATAATCTCAACTTCTATTGTAAATCATCATTTATCAATCACACCAATAAAACCAACTATTGGCATCTCCAAGCAACAAACTACTCAAATTACTATACAATTTCCAAACAAAAACCCCTTTAAAAGGAATGAATATACACAGTTTTGCAAGTATCAAACTGCATCAATCAACCAATCATTAAGCAACAAAACtacaaaacaataagaaaatttgGGGAAAAGAATCAAGTATGAAGGGAAAGAAGAAGAATAGAGGTAGCACTAGCCAACAGTTTCTTGTTTTCATGTTTCTTTTTTAAcccaaaaaatttcaatttttcgaTTTGAATGTTTTGGAGGAATGTTTGGCATT
This genomic window contains:
- the LOC130811042 gene encoding pre-mRNA cleavage factor Im 25 kDa subunit 2 yields the protein MVASSSSMVSVYPLSSYTFGTKEPKLEKDTSVADRLARMKVNYYREGMRTSVEGILLVQEHNHPHILLLQIGNTFCKLPGGRLKPGENEIEGLKRKLSSKLGANSSAHQPNWQIGECVANWWRPNFETVMYPYCPPHITKPKECKKLFMVHLPEREYFAVPKNLKLLAVPLFELYDNVQRYGPVISTIPQQLSRFQFNMISP